From Bradyrhizobium sp. AZCC 1610:
CGTGGCACTTTTTGGGGCGGATGCGCCGGTATCCTTTGGCGCGGACACGCCGGTGTCAGTCGATTGAGCCAGGGACAGATTTGAAGGTGCAGCGACCGCCACCAATCCGCTCATGATCAAAGCGCCGCATACGGCCCGGGTGTTCATGCCCGCCTCCATGTGATCAAGAACTAAAATTCAGATCGAAATAGCTCGAACTGCCAATCCGTAGTTTAGCAGCGCGAGCCTCTTCTAGTGCCTTAGCTGTTTCCTCGACTCACGCCGCCTTGCTTAGCTCGGTCGTGAGCCTCTTCTCCGCATCGGTCGAGAGGGAAGTTCGAAGCACGCGCGGCTTGAATGGTTCGATCTCCGGCAGCACCTTGTCTTCGGTGACTTTCCTGAAGAGCACAAAGAGCGCAGAGGATCCTTCCGGAATCGTCTCTCCGAGCTTCTTGATGAAGTCATCACGGATTCCGAAGTCGGTGAGAGAGCCTGATAAAGCGCCCATGCCGGCACCAGCAATTGCACCGAGCGCCATTCCGGCGAGTGGATTCAGGAAGAGGAGACCGACAAGCGCTCCCCACAAGGCGCCGGTGGTCCCGCCGGTGGCCGCGCCAACTTTCGTTAGGCTGACGGCTTGCTTGAGGTAGACTTTACCGCCTTTCTCGCGTTCAACGACGCAAGCATCTTCGAGATCGATGAGGTACTCCTTCTGCAGAGACCGCAGCTTGTTGAGCACCTCATCTGCGGTGTGCAGTCCATCAAAGCCGAGAACGACCAGATCGCTCATTGTGCTCTCCTTTCGTAGACAGGTTTGAATATCGGCATTGCTTTGTCTGTGACGTCCAAATCTTCGATTGACGTTTGCTGGCGCGGCAGAGTGGCGGGCCCGCCGAGGAATTGCGAATTGGCGGGACGACAAGCGCTGCCAGTCCCGGCAAGAAACGAGTCCAACGCCTTCGATCAGAAGCGCCTGCTTCTGGCGGCAACTCCGGTCCTGCTTTCGAAGGTAACAACAACTTGAGAGGCTGTTGATGCTCAAGCCTCGCCCTGAGCGTGCCTTCACGATGCGGTGAAGGTTGCCGATCCGGTAGACGGACCAGTCGCCAGCTCAATCAGCTCGCGAGCCTGAGCGCGCGCTTGCTTTTGTGGCGGGCCGCAAGCGCGCTAACTAGATGTTGCCAGGCAACGTGCCCACAACCAAATGCCAAAGCCGCTTCGTCTTCCGCTCAACTCAGCCGATAAGCGAAAACGGCATGCCAGCCTTGCCTTGGATGCCGGACTACGGGCGAGGGCAGTGATCGGCGGTTGTAGGGTCCAACGGGCTGTCCTCCGACTTCGACAGCTTCGAGGAGTTAGCCATCCTGCGCGAGCCTGCACCTGTAGGGAGCTGGCGCGATAGCTCGCTGCGATCTGGCATGACTTCGCGACCGACCTGACGTGCTAGGTCGTCGCATCGCGTCGATGCCCCGAATACTCCGTCCGACTGCTGAAGGCCCCACGGAAACCCTTTGCGCTGACAGTGAAAATTGGCGGCGAGCGCATGCGGCAGCGCGAGGCGACGCGGCTTACGTCCTCGTTTTGAAACTCATCCGAAGCCATGCGCGTATCAGTTTCCGGAAGGACAAATCGTGTTTTCCGGAAGGAGCAAACCGTATGACTGGAATAGCAATGACTCAAACGCCTCAAGCAAACGGGGGCAGATTGTCGGGCGAGCTGTACAAAGTCGTTGAATTGATCCTGGACCGCGGGCTGGTCATCGACGTGTTCGTGCGCGTGTCGGTGATCGGCCTCGAGGTGGTCACCATCGATGCGCGCGTCGTCGTGGCCGGCGTCGATGCTTACCTGCGCTTCGCCGAGATGTGTGGCCGCCTCGAACTCACCGGCAGCAGCCCCCAGATCGGCCGCTCGCTGCCCGGCGACGCGCTGCCGCTCGAGCTACCCGGCCGGCCGCGCACGGAAATCGGCTGACGCAACGGAAAGGATGACTGATGAGTAGCTACGTCTACTGTGTCACGCGTGCCTCCCACCCACTACCGCTCGAAGGGGCGGTGGGGATGGGGGAGCACGCTCCCGCCCTCCGGCTCGTGCGCGAGCAGGATCTCGTCGCGGTGGTTAGCGACGCGCCGGAGAACTTGCGCGCGAAGCGGCGCGATCTGGTGAAGCACGATGCGATCATCGGACAGATCTACGCAGCCGGCACCGTGCTGCCGATGCGGTTCGGGATGGTCGCGCCCGACGACGAGGCCGTGCAGACGGAGCTTCGATCGGGGGCGCGTCGCTATAGCGAACTGCTGTCCCGGATCGATGGCCATGTCGAGCTCAACGTCAAAGGCATTCATGCGGAGGAAGCCCTTCTCCGCGACCTCTTGCTTCAGAACGACGAGTTACGTGCGCGGAATCACGCACTTCGCGCCGCAGACGGCGGCCGCCACCAGGACAAGGTGGCGTTCGGCGAGCACGTGGCCGCCGCCGTTGCGGAGCGGCGCGCGCGTGACGCAGGCCAGGTCATCGCCCGCCTGCAACCACATGCCGCGCAGATACGTCGGGGCCCGCCGGTCGACGGTTGCTTCGTCAACGTATCGTTCCTGGTGGCGTCCGGCGCCCGGGCGGACTTCGACGGTGCCCTGTCGCCGCTGCGCCGCGAGCTGCCCGGCTACGCAAGCGTCGAGTTGTACGGGCCCTTGCCGCCTTACAGCTTCGTCGGCAACGAAGCGGACGTGTGAGGGGCCGTGGCGGTGGGACTACTGTCGCATATCTTGTTGCTGCCGCTCGCGCCGGCCCGCTTCGCGCTGTGGACCATCGACCGGGTCGTCGACGCCGCTGCCGAACAGCATTGCGGCCCGGCAGCCATCCGGCGCGAGCTGGCCGAGCTTTCGCGGCAACTGGATGAAGGGTTGATCGATGCCGAGGAATTCGATCGACGCGAGGACGAGCTCCTCGACCGGCTGGACGAGGGACGAAAGTGAGGAATGATCGCATGATTGAATCTGATCGCATGATGGAGTGGCACGGACGCCAGGGTGCTTCGCCGAACCTGGCTGACATTCTGGAGCGGGTTCTGGACAAGGGGCTGATCATCGCCGGCGACATCAAGATCAACCTGCTCGACATCGAGCTTCTAACCATCAAGCTCCGGCTGTTGGTCGCGTCGGTGGACAAGGCCAAGGCGATGGGGATCGACTGGTGGGAGCGCGATCCGGCGCTTTCCCAGCCTCGGCCGCGGCAGCTCGCGGCCGAGAACGCGCGGTTGCGTAAGCAGATCAGGGCGCTGCAAACCGCCACTCTGGAGGCACGGCGATGAGCACGGCGAGCTATACATACGCGGTCGCGCGCCCGTTCAATCCAACCCAGGCGGCCGGTCTCGTCGGCGTCGACGGCGCCGCGATCCACCTGGTCCGCCACCAAGACCTGGTCGCCGTGGTTAGTCCGCTTGCACCTGCCGACGCCGACGAGACCGCGCTGCGAGCCAGGCTGGAGACGCTGGCGGAGCTAGAGGTGATCGCACGTGCGCACCACAGGGTCGTGGCGGCGGTTGCCGCGTGCACACCAACGCTGCCGTTCCGCCTCGCGACCGTTCACCGCACCGACGACCGCGTTGCGCAGTTGCTACGCCGGGAGTACCGGCGCTTCCGCGAGACGCTGGATCGATTCGCGCGCCGCGTGGAGGTGGGGGTGAAGATCTACGTGCAGCACGCGGGCGCATCTGCCGGCGCCATGTCCGTGGCTGAGAAAACCGACGGGTCCGGATCGGCGTGCGCGGGCAGGGACTACCTGCGCAACCGCCGCGAGCAGCGCGATCGACGCCAGCACGCGTGGCGGCGCGCAACCACTGCGGCCGAGCAGATGGACGCCGTTCTCGCCGGGCTTGCCGTCGATCGCCGCCTACACCGAACGCAGAGCGCCGAGCTGTCCGCTGCTTCAGGCGAAAATGTATTCAACGCAGCCTACCTGGTGGATGCCGGGCGCGCCGAAGAACTCGCCGCCCGTGCACAGCGGCTGGGCGCCGAAAATCCGCACGTGACGCTCGAGATCACGGGCCCCTGGCCGCCCTATTCGTTCGCCGCCAGCGAGGAGCGCACGTGAGCCCCGCCGCGTTCCCGGCCCGAGAGGTCGCACTAGTCGACCTGCTCGACCGGCTCCTGGCGGGTGGCATCGTGCTGGCCGGAGACATCACGCTGGCGATCGCCGACATCGACATGGTGCAGATCTCGCTTCGCGCTCTGATCACGTCGCTCGGCCAGACCACGCGATCTGGCGCAGCGGAGCGAGACCAGTGAGCGCCGGCGTCGCTGGACATGAGCCGGGGCCGCGCCAGCGCATTTCGATGGCGCCTGACACGGTCGAACGAGATCTGGCCCGCCTGGTGCTCACCGTCGTGGAGTTGCTGCGTCAGCTCGTGGAGCGACAGGCGCTTCGTCGTGTCGACGAGGGCGGCTTGACCGAAGCGGAGGAGGAGCGCGTTGGCATGACGCTGATGCTTCTAGACAACCGCATATCGCGCCTGCGGGAGCACTTCGGGCTCGCCGCCGAGGACCTGAATATCGACCTGGGACCTCTCGGTCCGCTGCTTCCGCGTTGAGTTCCCTCAATCTAACGTCGAGCAAATTCTGCTGCGAAATTCCTAGACCTGAAGTGCACAGGGCGCCGTAAATCCAGGCAGACTCAAAATAGAGCACCAATGACTCAGATCGAACCCGAAATGACAGGGCACGATATCCAAGCTGAATATCCGTAATTCGCATAAGGTATATTATGGAATATCTATATCTACAATTAGATCAGATATTTAGGCGGATCTTCTAGCAAACCAGGCCAGCTTCGCGACCGTACGAGCGTTCGTTTGGCCCAAGCAATCCTGATCCGCCAAAGCCTGTGTTGCCGCCGCGTGCGGACGCTGCAATAAGCGCGAGCACGCTGATGACTCGCGACATCGGGGCATCGCAAGAACAACAACCCTCAAGGGAGAACCCAATGAGTTTTTCACGACGCACGCTTCTCAAGGCATCCGCTGCGTCAGCGGTTTTGGGCGGCATTGGCGCGCCGTTGGTGGCGCGGGCCCAGACCGCGGAATTTACCTACAAGTACGCCAATAATCTTCCTGACGGACATCCCATGAACGCCCGCGCCAAGGAAATGGCGGCGGCGATCAAGGCCGAGACCAGCGGCCGGTTCGACCTGCAGATTTTCCCGAACAACCAGCTCGGTTCCGATACCGACATGTTGAGCCAAATTCGCTCGGGCGGCGTCGAGTTCTTCACGCTGTCAGGCCTGATTCTGGCCACGCTGGTGCCGGCGGCATCGATCAGCGGCATCGGCTTTGCGTTCCCGGACTACGACACGGTCTGGAAGGCCATGGACGGGGGCCTGGGAGCCCATATCCGGGGCGAGATCACCAAGGCGAACCTCGTGGTGATGGACAAGATCTGGGACAACGGCTTCCGGCAGACCACGTCGTCGACCAAGCCGATCAACGGCCCTGATGACCTCAAGGGCTTCAAGATCCGCGTGCCGGTGTCGCCGCTCTGGACCTCCATGTTCAAGGCATTCGATGCAGCGCCCGCCTCGATCAATTTCAGCGAAGTTTACTCCGCGCTGCAGACCAGGATCGTCGAGGGCCAGGAAAATCCGCTGGCGATCATCTCGACGGCGAAACTGTACGAAGTCCAGAAGTTCTGTTCGCTGACCAACCACATGTGGGATGGGTTCTGGTTCCTGGCGAACCGGCGCGCCTGGGAAAAGCTGCCTGAGGATATCAGGACCATCGTCGCCAAGAACATCAATGCAGCGGCCGTCAAGGAGCGCGAGGACGTCGCCAAGCTGAATGCCGGGCTGCAACAGGAACTGGCCAGCAAGAGCCTGACCTTCAACCAGCCCAACGTGACGCCGTTCCGCGACAAACTGCGCTCCGCCGGCTTCTATGCGGAATGGAAAGGTAAATACGGCGACCTGGCCTGGGAGCTGCTTGAAAAGTCCGTCGGCAAGTTGTCGTAACGTCTGCCGTTATGGCTCATGCCGAACTGAGTGAGGGCGTTGGCGGCGAGGCGGGGCAGTCCCCTCGCCGCCATCAGCTGCTGGCGTCGATCGAACATGCGCTGGGAATGTTGGTCGAGATTCCGGCCGCACTCCTTGTCATCGCCGAAATCGTCATCCTTTTTGCCGGCGTGGTGGCGCGCTATGCGCTGCACCGGCCGCTGATCTGGTCGGATGAACTGGCGTCAATCCTGTTCCTGTGGCTCGCCATGCTGGGCGCCGCGGTTGCGTTCCGCCGCGCCGAGCACATGCGGATGACGGCGGTGGTCGCCAGCGCGAAGCCCGCCATGCGTGCCTATCTCGATCTGGTGGCGACAGTCGCCGCGCTGGCGTTTCTGATTCTGATTGCCTGGCCGGCTTACGAATACGCCTACGAGGAAAGCTACATCACCACGCCGGCGCTGCAGATCACCAATATCTGGCGCGCTGCGGCGCTGCCGGTCGGCATCGCCCTGATGGCGCTGTTTGCCTTCCTGCGGCTGGCCCGATCGGGCAATGGTCGGACCATGGCGGCTGCGATCCTGTCGGTCGCGCTTGTCATCGCGATCTTCTGGCTGCTCAGGGGCTCGCTCAAGCCGCTCGGCAATCTCAATTTGATCATCTTCTTTGTCGGCGTTGCCGGCTTCTGCGTCTTCGCCGGCGTGCCGATCGCGTTCGGGTTCGGGCTTGCGACCTATGGCTATCTGGCGCTGACCACGGGCACGCCGCTGATGGTGCTGGTCGGCCGCATGGACGAGGGCATGAGCCATCTCATCCTGTTGTCGGTGCCGCTGTTCGTCTTCCTCGGCCTGCTGATCGAGATGACCGGCATGGCGCGCGCCATGGTGGCGTTTCTGGCGAGCCTGCTGGGCCATGTCCGCGGCGGGCTGCATTACGTGCTGGTCGGGGCGATGTATCTGGTGTCGGGCATCTCGGGCTCCAAGGCTGCCGACATGGCCGCCGTGGCGCCGGTGCTGTTTCCGGAAATGAAGGCGCGGGGCGCCAAGCCGGGCGATCTGGTCGCCCTTCTCTCTGCGACCGGCGCGCAGACCGAGACCATTCCGCCGAGCCTCGTCCTCATCACCATCGGCTCGGTCACCGGCGTCTCGATCGCGGCGCTGTTCACCGGTGGCCTGTTGCCGGGCCTGGTGCTGGCGATCACGCTATCGGCTTTGGTGTGGTGGCGCTACCGGAGCGAGGACCTGCGGCATGTCACGCGCGCCAGTGGCGGCGAGATCGTCCGTGCGTTTCTCATCGCCCTGCCCGCCATCGCGCTGCCGTTCGTGATCCGCTACGCCGTGGTCGAAGGCATCGCGACCGCGACCGAGGTTTCCACCATCGGCATCGTCTATGCCTTCATCGTCGGCTACCTGATTTACGGCCTCTTGATCTACCGCAATTTCGACTGGCGGCGGATCATGCCAATGTTGGTCGAGACCGCATGCCTGTCGGGTGCGATCCTGCTGATTATCGGCTGCGCCACCGGCATGGCCTGGGGCCTCACACAGTCCGGCTTTTCGCGGACGCTGGCGGCCGCCATGACCGGCCTGCCCGGTGGATCGGCGACCTTCATCGCGGTGTCGATCGTGGCCTTCGTGATCCTGGGGAGCGTGCTCGAGGGCATCCCGGCGATCGTGCTGTTCGGGCCGCTATTGTTTCCGATCGCCCGTGCCGTGGGCGTCCACGAGGTCCATTATGCGATGATCGTTATTCTCGCGATGGGTATCGGGCTATTCGCGCCGCCCTTCGGAGTCGGCTATTATGCGGCTTGCGCCATCGGACGCGTCGATCCGGCCGAGGGTATCCGGCCGATCTGGGGCTACCTGCTGGCGCTGATGGTCGGCCTGATTATCGTGGCGATCTTCCCGTGGATATCGATCGGGTTCTTGTAAAGTCAAACTTTGTAGATGGGACACAGCCGATGAGCGCAGCCCAGAACCAGTACAGCATCGGATTGGACAAGACGCCGGCGAATTACGTGCCGCTGACGCCGCTCAGCTTCCTCGCACGCAGCGCCGCCGTTTACCCCGATCACGTCAGCACGGTCTATGAAGGCCGCAGTTTTACGTGGGCCGAAACCTATGCGCGGTGCCGGCGCTTTGCGTCCTGGCTCGTCGGCCGCGGCATTGGTCACGGCGATACGGTCGCGGCGATGCTGCCGAATATCCCGGCCATGAACGAGGTGCATTTCGCCGTGCCGATGGCGGGTGCCGTGCTGAACGCGCTGAACATCCGGCTCGATGCGCCGTCGATCGCCTTCCAGCTCGACCATGGCGGCGCGAAGATCATCCTGGTCGATCCCGAATTCGCGAGCGTGATCGCGGAAGCGCTGACGCTGATGACCGGGCCAAAGCCCTTCGTCATCGATGTGGACGACGCGGCGTTTGCGGGCGGCAAGCGGATCGGTGAACTCGAATACGAGGCGGCGGTGGCGGCGGGCGATCCGGCCTTCGTTGCGAGACTTCCCGGCGATGAATGGGACGCGATTGCGCTGAGCTATACCTCGGGCACCACGGGCAATCCGAAGGGTGTCGTGACCCATCACCGCGGCGCGTATCTCAATGCCGTCAGCAATATCCTGGCCGGCAATCTCGGCCAGCATCCGGTCTATCTCTGGACGCTGCCGATGTTCCACTGCAACGGCTGGTGCTTTCCGTGGACGGTCGCGGCTTCCGCCGGCATCAATGTCTGCCTGCGCAAGGTCGATCCGGCAAAAATCTTCGAGCTGATCCCGAAGCACGGCGTCACCCACATGTGCGGCGCGCCGATCGTCTACAACACGCTGATCAACGCGCCTAGCGCACCCAAGGGCAAGGCTGCGCGTCCCGTCGTCGGATTGATCGCAGGCGCCGCGCCGCCGGTGGCGGTGCTGGAGGGTGCCGAAAGCATCGGCATCAAGCTGACGCACGTCTACGGCCTGACCGAGGTCTACGGCCCCGCCTCCGTCTGCGCCGAACAGCCGGGCTGGGACGAATTGCCGGCCGACCAGCGGGCGCAACTCAAGCGCCGACAGGGCGTGCCCTACCCGCTGGAGGAAGCCGTCACCGTGCTCGATCCTGTGACCATGCAGGAGGTGCCGCGCGATGGCGAGACAATCGGCGAGGTGATGTTCCGCGGCAATATCGTGATGAAGGGCTATCTGAAGAACGAGGCGGCAACGCAAGAAGCCTTCGCCGGCGGCTGGTTTCACACCGGCGATCTCGGCGTGCTCGACGAGCACGGCTACGTCATCATCAAGGACCGCTCCAAGGACATCATCATATCGGGCGGCGAGAACATCTCCTCCGTCGAGGTCGAGGATGTCCTCTACAAGCACCCCGCGGTGCTGTTTGCAGCCGTCGTCGCCAAGCCCGACTCGAAATGGGGCGAAGTGCCCTGCGCCTTCGTCGAGTTGAAGGAAGGCGCCAAGGCGACAGAGGCCGAGATCATCGCCTTCTGCCGCAGCCACATGTCGGGATTCAAGACGCCGAAGGCGGTGGTGTTCGGCACTATCCCGAAGACATCTACCGGCAAGATCCAGAAGTTCCTGCTGCGCAATCAGGTGGATTCGGCCAAGGCGATTTCGGCGTAGTCCACCCGCCGTCATTGCGAGCGTAGCGAAGCAATCCATCGCGCCGCTGGCTCAAGAGGAAAGATGGATTGCTTCGTCGCTGCGCTCCCTTGCGCAAACGCTTCGCGTTTTGTCGCAGGCAATGACAACCTGGAAAGACCTGGCCCAAACAGCCGCTAGGCCTGCTCTCGCTTGACCGGCGGATAGTACTGCGGCGCTTCGGTCCGCTCGTACATTCCGTAGTCGCGCATGACCTCGAAGACGCGAAAGTACTGGGTTGTCGGATCGGTAAACAGGTGCGAGCCGAATTCAATGCCGGCTCGATCGTCCGGTAAATCGACCAGGTGCGCGAAGTGCTCCTCGCGATAGACGCTCGCGAAAGCGTCACGGCGCCATTCGGTTTCTGCCGCTAGCGTGGCACTCTTCGATTCCGAGGCGAGGATATAGGTCGGCTTGCGCCTCGCGGGGTCATTGTAGGGCGTGCGCCGCGTGGGTTGCCAGATCTGCTGTCCGGGCCTGGCCTCGTGAATGACCTGGGCGACGCGAATGCGATAGTCGGAAAAGACCTTCTCGCGGCCGATCGTCTGGACGTCATGATGGTAGGCATGGGCCCGCCAGGCCGTCAGCGCCCCCTCGTCCTGCCAGATCTGGTAGGACAGCAGCATGTTCTCCCGCGTCAAACTCCTGAAGCGATCGATGAAGAGGCAGCCGCCCATCGCCTCGAGATCGGGCTTCAGCGAGGCCGCGAGATCGAGATATTGATCGCGGTGCCCGGGCCTTGTCTGAACTTCAAAGAACAAACCAATCATCGAAATTCCTCCGCGTTCTGCGATCGGAATTGCGACGCAGGCTCAGCCCGCGCCGTCCAGCATCAGCCGCATGCCATCATAGGCCGGGATTACGCCCGGCGGCAGGCTCTGACGTAATACCTCGTAGTCGAGATCGGAATGCATGTTGGTGATGACGGCGCGCTTCGGCTTGAAGCGCTCGATCCAGCCAAGCGCGTCACTGACGCTGAAGTGGCTGGGGTGACCGGCATAGCGCAGCCCGTCGACGATCCAGAGGTCGAGGTTTTCCAGCGACGGCCAGCTCTCCTCGGGAATGTCGTGGAGGTCGGGCGTGTAGGCGGCGTTGCCGATGCGGAAGCCGAGCGCGGGAATTCTGCCGTGGTGAACCAGGAAAGCGGAAAGCTTCACCGGCCCGCCCTTCCCTTCGGTCTCGTGACTCTCGCCCGCTTCGATCGAATGGCGCGTCAGGATCGGCGGGTAGTCGCTGCCTTCCGGCGCGATGAAGCAGTAGGAGAACCGCGCCATCATGTCTTTGGCGGTCGACTGATTGAAGTAGACGGGAATGCGGCGGCGCTGATGCAGCACGACCGAACGGAGATCGTCGATGCCGTGGGTCTGGTCGGCATGCTCGTGGGTCAGGAACACCGCGTCGATGTGATCGACCTCGGCGTCGATCAACTGCTCGCGCAGGTCGGGCGAAGTATCGATCACGATCCGCGTGGTGCCGTGCGCGCCCTTGCGCTCGACCAGCAGCGAGCAGCGGCGTCGGCGGTTTTTTGGATTGTTGGGATCGCAAGCGCCCCAGCCGAGTGCCGGGCGCGGCACGCCGGCGGATGAGCCGCAGCCGAGGATTGTCAGCGTCACCGTCATGCGGTCGCCTTCGGCGCCGGCACCTTGGAGAACAGACGAAAGAAATTCTCTGTCGTCTGCCGCGAAATCTCTTCCAGCGAAACGCCACGCGTTTCCGCCAGCACTTTTGCGACTTCGACCACGTAGGACGGCTCGTTGCGTTTGCCGCGAAACTTGCCGGGCGCCAGATAGGGCGAGTCGGTTTCGACCATGATGCGGTCGGCCGGGAGTTCGGCGGCGAGCTCGCGCAAGGCTTCGGACTTCTTGAACGTCAAAATGCCCGTGAACGAGATCGACAGGCCGAGACCAATCGCCTTCATCGCCAGTTCACGCCCGCCGGTGTAGCAATGCAGCACCGCGCGGAACGCTCCCTTTGCCACCTCGTCCTCGAGAATGCGGCCGCAGTCCTCATCGGCCTCGCGGGTGTGGATCACCAGCGGCAGACCGGTGGCGCGGGCGGCTGCGATATGCGCGCGAAAGCCGCGCTCCTGCGCCTCGCGCGAGCCATGCTCATAGAAATAATCCAGCCCTGCCTCGCCCAGTGCCACGACCTTTGGATGCTTGGTCAGCTCGATCAGTTCGCTGGCGGGAATGCCGTCTTCCTCATCGGCCTGATGTGGGTGGGTGCCGACCGAGCAATAGACATTGGGAAACCGCTCGGCGATGGCCAGCAGTCCGCCGAGCCGCTTGACCCGGGTCGAGATTGTGACGATGCGGCCGATCCCGGCCGTTTCGGCGCGCGCGACGATGGTGTCGAGATCCTCGGCAAAATCCGGAAAGTCGAGATGGCAGTGGCTGTCAACGAGCATGGCTTGCAAACCGCTCAATCCACCTTTGGTTCGACGTAGCGCGGAAACACCCCGACCGGCGGCGGCAGGGGCGTGCCGGCCTTGATCCGCGTGCCGAGCGCGGCGAAGTCGCGCGCCCCCTTCTCGTCGGGAATGCCGAGGCTGTCGAGCAGCTTGCTCGAGGCATCCGGCATCACCGGCTGGGTCAGGATGGCGACCTGCCGCACAACTTCCGCCGTTACGTACAATACGGTTTTCTGCCTGTCAGGATCGGTCTTGGCCAGCGCCCACGGCGCCTCGCCCGCGAAATAGCGATTGGCTTCCGCGACCACCGACCACACCACATTCAGCCATTGATGGATCTGCTGGGTGGCCATCGCGGTCCGCGACACCCCCAGCATGGCATCTGCCTCCGCCAGGATCTCCTTGTCGTTATCGGTGAACTCGCCGGGCTCCGGCAGCACGCCGCCGAGTTGTTTGGCGATCATCGAAAGCGAGCGCTGTGCCAGATTGCCGAGATCGTTGGCGAGATCGGCATTGATGCGCGCGACGATGGCTTCGTGGTTGTAGTTGCCGTCCTGTCCGAACGGCACCTCGCGCAGGAAGAAATAGCGCATCTGGTCGACGCCATATTGATCGGCCAGATTGAAGGGATCGACGACGTTGCCGACCGACTTCGACATCTTCTCACCCCTGCTGAACAGGAAGCCGTGCGCATAGACCCGCTTCTGCACGGGAATGCCGGCCGACATCAGGAACGCCGGCCAGTATACCGCGTGGAAGCGGATGATGTCCTTGCCAATGACATGGACGTCCGCCGGCCAGTAGCGCCAGTTCGGATCGCTCTCATCGGGAAAGCCGACGCCAGTGATGTAGTTGGTCAGCGCATCGACCCATACATACATCACGTGCTCGGGGTCGTTGGGCACCTTGACGCCCCAGTCAAACGTCGTGCGTGAGATCGACAGATCCTTCAGCCCGCCCTTCACGAAGCTGATGACTTCGTTGCGGCGCGAATCCGGTCCGATGAAATCGGGCTG
This genomic window contains:
- a CDS encoding MBL fold metallo-hydrolase yields the protein MTVTLTILGCGSSAGVPRPALGWGACDPNNPKNRRRRCSLLVERKGAHGTTRIVIDTSPDLREQLIDAEVDHIDAVFLTHEHADQTHGIDDLRSVVLHQRRRIPVYFNQSTAKDMMARFSYCFIAPEGSDYPPILTRHSIEAGESHETEGKGGPVKLSAFLVHHGRIPALGFRIGNAAYTPDLHDIPEESWPSLENLDLWIVDGLRYAGHPSHFSVSDALGWIERFKPKRAVITNMHSDLDYEVLRQSLPPGVIPAYDGMRLMLDGAG
- a CDS encoding TatD family hydrolase, with the protein product MLVDSHCHLDFPDFAEDLDTIVARAETAGIGRIVTISTRVKRLGGLLAIAERFPNVYCSVGTHPHQADEEDGIPASELIELTKHPKVVALGEAGLDYFYEHGSREAQERGFRAHIAAARATGLPLVIHTREADEDCGRILEDEVAKGAFRAVLHCYTGGRELAMKAIGLGLSISFTGILTFKKSEALRELAAELPADRIMVETDSPYLAPGKFRGKRNEPSYVVEVAKVLAETRGVSLEEISRQTTENFFRLFSKVPAPKATA
- the metG gene encoding methionine--tRNA ligase, with protein sequence MAKAGKKASKKRKAKKTRKALPARASKKAAAKKRAAKKGATKSKRVVKKAGKPSKKAAKKAAPKSPKKAAKKAAKKSVKKSANKSANKTTKARAVTSQETSSAVPAAPVAKRAKPATPRAKPAAVAQPAVAAERNTYFITTAIAYPNGIPHIGHAYEAIATDALARFQRLNGKDVFFLTGTDEHGLKMVQTAESEGLGVAELAARNAGRFKEMDERLNVSFDRFIRTTEPDHHRSVQVVWNRMQQNGDIYIDTYAGWYSVRDEAYYAEEETILGEDNVRRGPQGSPVEWVEEKSYFFKLSAYQDRLLALYKNQPDFIGPDSRRNEVISFVKGGLKDLSISRTTFDWGVKVPNDPEHVMYVWVDALTNYITGVGFPDESDPNWRYWPADVHVIGKDIIRFHAVYWPAFLMSAGIPVQKRVYAHGFLFSRGEKMSKSVGNVVDPFNLADQYGVDQMRYFFLREVPFGQDGNYNHEAIVARINADLANDLGNLAQRSLSMIAKQLGGVLPEPGEFTDNDKEILAEADAMLGVSRTAMATQQIHQWLNVVWSVVAEANRYFAGEAPWALAKTDPDRQKTVLYVTAEVVRQVAILTQPVMPDASSKLLDSLGIPDEKGARDFAALGTRIKAGTPLPPPVGVFPRYVEPKVD
- a CDS encoding antibiotic biosynthesis monooxygenase family protein, encoding MIGLFFEVQTRPGHRDQYLDLAASLKPDLEAMGGCLFIDRFRSLTRENMLLSYQIWQDEGALTAWRAHAYHHDVQTIGREKVFSDYRIRVAQVIHEARPGQQIWQPTRRTPYNDPARRKPTYILASESKSATLAAETEWRRDAFASVYREEHFAHLVDLPDDRAGIEFGSHLFTDPTTQYFRVFEVMRDYGMYERTEAPQYYPPVKREQA
- a CDS encoding acyl-CoA synthetase, whose amino-acid sequence is MSAAQNQYSIGLDKTPANYVPLTPLSFLARSAAVYPDHVSTVYEGRSFTWAETYARCRRFASWLVGRGIGHGDTVAAMLPNIPAMNEVHFAVPMAGAVLNALNIRLDAPSIAFQLDHGGAKIILVDPEFASVIAEALTLMTGPKPFVIDVDDAAFAGGKRIGELEYEAAVAAGDPAFVARLPGDEWDAIALSYTSGTTGNPKGVVTHHRGAYLNAVSNILAGNLGQHPVYLWTLPMFHCNGWCFPWTVAASAGINVCLRKVDPAKIFELIPKHGVTHMCGAPIVYNTLINAPSAPKGKAARPVVGLIAGAAPPVAVLEGAESIGIKLTHVYGLTEVYGPASVCAEQPGWDELPADQRAQLKRRQGVPYPLEEAVTVLDPVTMQEVPRDGETIGEVMFRGNIVMKGYLKNEAATQEAFAGGWFHTGDLGVLDEHGYVIIKDRSKDIIISGGENISSVEVEDVLYKHPAVLFAAVVAKPDSKWGEVPCAFVELKEGAKATEAEIIAFCRSHMSGFKTPKAVVFGTIPKTSTGKIQKFLLRNQVDSAKAISA